DNA from Onychomys torridus chromosome 1, mOncTor1.1, whole genome shotgun sequence:
aaaagaaaagaaaaaagagttttCAAAAATCCTTAGAAGTAACGGCATCAATACATAGTGACCCTAACACCTTCCCCGTCACCCTCCACCCCTAGCCTCACCTCCTACTGTTTGCATTTGTCCATTGTTTTTCTCCCGAATCTGCCAGTTGCACCTCCACACTAGCCAGGCCCTGCTCTTGTATGCCACACATAGGTTTCACTCCAGCTCCAGACACCACGTTATATATAGCCTTATGCTAAACACTGGGTATTCATTTACTTATGTATAAAGCAGATGAACCCAGGACCCACCTGCCCTAGTTACCCTCTATTGTTATGAGAAGACCAGGGACAAAAGcaagtgtgtgggggtgtggatTTGATTCCCGGATTATACAGTCTCATctaggaagccaaggcaggaacctggaggtaggagcagaaggaatgcttcttactggcttgctttatATGGCTTGCAaagtctgcttttttatagagTCCAGGACCATGTGcctggggtggcactgcccatagagggctgggccctccctcatcaatcactgatcaagaaaattctcatttggggctggagagctggctcagtggttaacagtactgattgctcttccagaggtcctgagttcaattcccagcaccatatagtgcctcacaaccatctgtaatgagatccggtgccctcttgtggtgtgcagacagaacactgtatacataataaataaataaatcttaaagcaaggggggtggggagaaagaaagaaaatgcccacGTCAGGcaatggtgtcacatgcctttaatgccagcatttagggggcagaggcagacagatctctgtgagttcaaggccaccctggtctacagagtgagttctaggacagccagggctacacagagaaaccttgtctcaaaaatccaaaaaaaaggaaagaaaatgcccaGTCTTACCTACAGCGTTGCCTGTCAATGGAGGTTCCAATTCCCACATAACTAGCTTATGTCAggttgataaaaaacaaaaacagaaatcaacCAGGACACCACCAGAAAGGTCTTTTTCTCAAAGTCAGGCAAGTTCTTGGcccttctttcctccatctccctgTAGCTTACTTGCGCACTCTGGAGTGCTGAGGCCGAAAACATCATCATGCTAGTTAGCAATCCACACCAAAAAAGGCTTTCGTTCTCCAGCTTGGGatgtcctttcctctcttttcttttcctcctgttcaAATAGGGAACAAGCTCTGCCATGTATACAGATCCAGCTACAAAGGGACATCTGTGATTTTGGGAACCAGGCTGATCTGCCCTCTGGAAATGGAAGCAAATCCTCAGGCCTGCAGAAGACCTTCTCCAAACTAACATCTCGGTTCACCAAGAAGGTGTCATGCACCAGCTCCAGCAGCACACACTATTCCAAAACCATCTTCACAGCTGGGTGTTCAGAGGAGAAGGCCAAAATGACAGGCAATATTGATACACGGTTACAGAGCATTTTGAACATTGGTAACTTCCCTAGGACTACAGACCCTTCCCAGTCAGCTCAGAATTCCAGTAATCCAATGGTCAATGGTTTTCTCCTGGAGAGTCATGAGAACTTCCTGCATGGGGAAGATAGCAAGGATGAGAAGGGCATGAACTTACCCACTGATCAGGAAATGCAGGAAGTGATAGATTTTCTCTCAGGCTTTACCATGGGCCAGTCCCATCAGGGGTCCCCACTAGTGACAAGGCGTAATTCTACTGCCACTGCCATGGTGACTGAACAGAAGGCGGGAGCCATTCAACCACAGCAGCCATCACTGCCAATGGTCCCTCCACTACGGCCACCCCAGGCTGGAGCACACACGCCTCTGGCACCCCAGCAAGGTCTGGCACCTCAGCAGCAGTCTCCAAAACAACAGCAGCCCCAGGTCCAGTACTACCAACACCTGCTCCAACCCATTGGATCACAGCAGACTCCACCCCAGCCTCGGGCACCTGGGAAATGGGTACATGGCTCATCTCAGCAGCCAGTACCACCCATGGCAGCGGGTCTGTCTCCTCTTGGTCAGTGGCCTGGCATATCTGATCTCAGCTCTGACTTGTACAGCTTGGGCCTAGTGAGCAGCTATATGGACAATATGATGTCAGAAGTTTTGGGACAGAAGCCACAGGGACCTAGGAATAACACCTGGCCAAACCGTGACCAAAGTGATGGAGTCTTTGGAATGCTGGGAGAGATTTTGCCTTTTGATCCTGCAGgtaagtgaggccttcccactgttcacctcttttaaaaatacagtacaGTCACTGATGAATTCTGAGAGGCTTATCCACTACAAGCCTTATGAAGGTACAGTACATGTGTGTACTAGTGTGTTCTACTAGTAAGCACCACCCCTGCCCCCTTAGCTGTCTTTAGGaccttctgtctgtcttctgtcaaGTACAGGGAGATGTAGCAAGAATGAGCAGCAGACTGGGCAGGTGGCTGAGAAGGTAAGGCAGCACCTTTATCCATCTTGAGAGccccatgtagccttggctgctgtggaactcactctgtagaccaggttgccctcgaattcacagggatcaccttgaaatcacctgcctctgcctcccaagtgctgggattaaaggttcaccaCCACTGCATGGCAAGAGCCCTGATTTTgtaatcctattttttttttattttttactttttctggtactagggattgaacccagggcctctcacatagtaagcaagcactctaccactgagccacatacccaacctgtgtttcattttttaaattttgaaacagagtctcactaatttgccaggttgacttcaaacttactctgtagccatgATAGGCTTTCAATTTCGGACCTTggggtttagtggttaagagcaccagctactcttgcagaggacctgggttcacttcctcttctggtctgagtgggtgctgtgtgcatgtgcacagacatacatacaggtgaAACAGATACacaacattttgtttgtttgtttgtagctgaggaccgaacccagggttttgtacttgctagacaagtgctttaccactgagctaaatcctcaaccccaacatttttaaaaagagaaaataaggcaggtgtgatgatgcacacctttttttttttttgagctgaggatcaaacccagagtcttgcgcttgctaggcaaatgctctaccactgagctaaatgcccaaaccgatgatgcacacctttaacccaagcattggggaggcagaggcaggtctctgagttgaggccagcctgggctatagtgagAACCTatcaaaaaagataaaagaaagaaatgaaatttaatgGAAGACACtagcatttctttccttccttccttccttcctttctctctctctctttctttcttatttatttgtttatttgcttgcttatttatttgtttgtttgtttgtttgagacaggatttctctgtgtagctttggagtctgtcctgaaacttgctcagtagaccaggctggcctcaaactcacggagatctgctggcctctgcctcccaaatgccgggattaaaggcattggccAACACCGCCTGGCCAACactaaaatttctttcattttttttgtttttgtttttgttttgttttgttttgttttgagacagggtttctctgtgtagctttggtgcctgtcctggaactcgctttgtagaccaggctggcctcgaactcacagagatccacctgcctctgcctcccaagtgctggtattaaaggtgtgcgccaccttaCCTGGCACACTAACATTTCTTAAACACCTCAATATAAAATATCAATAggaattttttccttttcagattttatttattttcttttttgggacctggtttctctgtgtggccctggctgtcccagaactcaattagtagaccatgctagccttgaactcagagaaccgattgcttctgccttccaagtgctaggattaaaggcgtgcccccaTCCACTTGGCTCATTATACCACTTTCAAAGGTGTGTCCTTGAGCATTTTGCTCGCAGCTACCTCTTTTGTCCCTCCCTCGCACTGGTCCTTTTTCTCCCAAAACAGGCGTCTCAACAGGCTCTGCCAACCTGAAGGTTCACAATAGGTAGGGTGGGTTCACATTTCATTTAGtattcctatcttttttttttaaggtttattatttattatgtgtatatttattactGTATAGTGTcctgtttatgtgtatgtctgcaggccagaagagggcgccagatctcattacagatggttgtgagccaccatgtgggtgctggggattgaactcagggcctctagaagagcagccagtgagtgctcttaacctctgagccatctctccagccctagcattCATATCTTtcgggttgttttttttttttttttttccttttgttctggaGAGGCAGCCCAGGTCCTCGTGCATGTTAGGCAGACCCTCTACACCTGGACCATATCCCTGGCCCCACCTACTACCTTCTTGTTCTGGTTTCCAAATGCTTCTGttctggtttgggtttggtttggtttgctgcCCTGCACATCACTGTTCGGTCCTGTGAAGAGTGTTTAGCTGTATCTTAATGCATTCTGAAATTCGGTCTTTGTCACACTGAACAGTCAAGTCTGCTGCCCAGCACTCAAGAAAATAATCCACTGTCTGGCTTTGTTAAATTCCATGATATAGTTGGTCAAAAATCATGTGATTCTCTACGTTGTTAAATACTGCAAATTCATAGTTAGTAAGACACTGGAAATTTTAAGTCAGTCCATAGAGACGGTTCAGCTGTTATGAGCatcttctgctcttccagaagacctgagtttagttcccaaaaTTCATTTCTGGCAGTTCTATACCTCTGTAACTGCAGCTTCTGAGGATCCCGTGCCATTGGCTAGCTTCCAGATACCCACAAgggtgtgcacacatacacactttagaacattttttctagtttcatgtgtatgaatggttTGCCTGTATATATGGATGTGTGCTGTGTGCACGCCTGGTGcctgcaaaagccagaagagggctgtAGGCTCCCAGAACTAGGGTTATAGGTGGCTATGAGCCACCTACATGTGGGCGCCTCTAcaaaagcaacaaatgctcttaaccatgggcTATGGCTCCAGTCTCATAGTCACACAaagctttgaaaaataaattttagatttattttctgtttagttttgagatgggtctcactatgtagccttggctggtttgaaactaactttgtagaccaggctggccttgaactcactaagatccacctatctctgccttttgattgctgggattaaaggtatgagccaccatgtccagtgtagatttatttatttatttatttttttgagctgagggccttgtgcttgctaggcaagtgctctaccactgagctaaatccccaactcccagtgtagattttttatgtatatgaatgtacaGATGAGTGTCTGGgaactatagatggttgtgaggcatcatgtgggtgttgggaattgaaccaaggccttctgcaagagcaataagtactcttacttgctcagccatctttccagcccctgaaagTTTTTTGGAATTGAACCAAGGCctcctgcaagagcaataagtactcttacttgctcagccatctttctagcccctgaaattttttaatgaattcctatttgtgttaaaaaaaaaaaaaaattagctttggAGCTGGGCcgagtggtgtacacctttaattccagtacccaggaggcagaggcaggtggatctctcttgagttcaaggccagccgggtctacagagcaagtgccagaacagccagaactgttacacagagaaacaatgtcttgaaaaaccacaaaaaacccaGTTAGCTTTGGGAGACTGAGTCGGGGGTTCACTGAGAGTTCTAGGGTAGTCTGTGCTATATAGTCCTTTGTGGGCACATAGCAAGATCTTTTCTCAAGAAGCAAAACCAAAAGTAGCTGTGGACAGTTCAGAGCTTCGTCTTCTGTCCTCTCTTCACACCCAACCTAGCATAACTCCTGCTGACAGCCCCCCCACACCACCAACCTGTGTGCTCTAAGCTCCATCTTGCTGTACTGAGTAGCCATAGCCTGCAACCAACTTCACTGTATGTTCTGTGTGTACAACAGCTCATCCTCGGAGGGGAAGAAACGAAGAGGTCAGTTTGCCCTTAAATCCCAATTTTTCCTTTGTCTGTACACAGTGGGCTCAGACCCAGAGTTTGCACGCTACGTGGCAGGAGTGAGCCAGGCAATGCAGCAGAAGCGGCAAGCCCAGCATGGCCGCCGGCCAGGCAATCCCCGGGGCAACTGGCCGCCCATGGATGATGCCCATCGGACTTGGCCTTTGCCAGAGTTCTTCACAGAAGGGTGAGTTCTGCCTACAGGAAGTAAGCCAACTTTGGATCTGGATACTCCAGACAGCCTCAGTTAAAGGGGGGGCTCATTGGCTTTTTGTTCATGTTTACTGGGTATGAAAGTGAAGTGACTAAATCTTAAAGGGGTCAGATCCTAATATAGGATGCCAAGGGGTATGATGTATCCACATAAATACACCTCTGCTATGAATGAGTACTTAAAGATAGCCTTTTGTAAATGCAGTACACAtatatgagattttaaaaatatttttaaattaaaatattttatcttgccgggcagaggtggcacatgcctttaatcccagcacttgggaggcagaggcaggcggatctctgtgagttcgaggccagcctggtctacaaagcgagatccaggacaggcgctacacagagaaactctgtctcgaaaaaccaaaaaaaagattatatatatgtataatctcTTAAAAATTGTAAAGACCATGGAGGGgggctaaaagaaaaaaataaaaatatataaatactaacTTAGGAGTaaagcaagagaaaacaaacaagccttTTCCTTGTAGAGTAGGATCTTATTTAAACGGTGTTTCATGTGGTCTTTCTGGTGAAAGGAGCCTGAGTGTGAAAGCCGAGAACTTATGGAATGCTGTTGTTATAGCCCACAGAAGGCAAAGTAGGCCTGGGGCTctgtggtagagtacttacctagcatgtgcaagggcctgagctcaatccccagccCAGCAAAAACCAAGGTGTCTGCTCCAGTTCTAGTGCATTGGAAAGTATTGGGGTTGGGACACGGtggtatacacttgtaatcctagcatgtgaGAGGTGGATATAACTGTTGTGAGTTGAGGgtagcatgggctacatagcaagttgtaggccagcctgagttacttAGAGAAGCCTgatttcagagggaaaaaaaataacccagttggagagatggctcagtgacttagaacccacatggtggctcacaaccatttgtaacttcagttctggggAGTCAACcctccacttctggcctctgagggcacctgcacacaggtTTTGCATATACACTTACGCAGGTTTATAAATACACCTTTATAGAGAATATGATTCTGTGTCTCATAGTACTTCTTGGTTAATAAGACTGGATGGTGAAAGAGCATCCTCACTTTACTTTTCTCTAAAACCAATTGCATAACACCCACAGGCTTCtgagaaataaaaggaagtaaTGACacatgaagagaaaggaagaaacgTCAAGTTTTggcaggcagtgacagcagagtCTAATTGGTCTAGGAGTTGTGGGGAGGCTGTGGGAGGTCCATGACCAGTTTTCTCTCCACTCTCAGGGACTGTCTGCACAGCGGCTGGTCAGGTGCTCAGGGAGACTCCGCCAGCTCCAGTGATGAGACCTCTTCAGCCAATGGAGATAGCCTGTTCTCCATGTTTTCAGGGCCCGACCTTGTGGCCGCTGTCAAACAGAGAAGGTAAGGAGATTGCTAAGCCGTCGTTCCTGCCAGCTTGCCCCatgacggggggtggggggtgggggggaggggggaggggggggacacAGAGGCCTCGGAGGCACCTTCAAGATGTATCTTCCACAAGGAAGATGCTGGCCTGGGGTTGCAAGCTCTGTGAGTGGCTGGTGGGACACTGGCAATGTTCTGTGAGAGGAGGTCACCCCTGTGGGGTCTGTACCTGTCTAGGGGAGCTCTGGCACAGATATGCTGTATCTTGCCCCTTTAACTCAGCAATGTCAAACTagcatgcttttatttttctagaatattttattctttgacagttttatatATGTAAACAATGTATATTGACCATACTCATCACAAAGTATTGTTTTTTAAGTCCCAAACATACCCATGCACGCTAAAGATTTTCAGTAAGTATTAAGTAAATTAATGAGAAGCTAACGCGTGTTACCTCAGAGCTGTGAAAACAGCCAGAGCTATCTCACGCTGGCTGCTACTTCTGCCCACTTCCTGAAGGGCTTTATAGGCATGTTGGCTCCTCCCATGCCGCACTGACCTTGGTGGGCCCAAGGCCTCCTCACTTAGACTGGGGACCTAGAGACCAAGAGCAAGCACTTTGTCTGTGTCCCATATAATGAAGCCGAGTGGCCATTTCTCTGAGCTCTTGATTCTTTCAGGAAACACAGCAGCGGAGAGCAGGAGACCAGCACACTGCCCTCACCACCTCTTCTTACCACAGTGGAGGATGTGAACCAGGTACCGTGAGCTGGCTCATGGTAAAGACCTtgagcctcaaactcataagGGGTCTCCTCTTTGTGGTgaattatttcttataaatggcGAGGTATGATCACCTCAGCTGGTACAGTCTTTCGTAGAGGAAGCTCTGCTGTTTGTCTCATGTGAGAGCCACATGCCACACTCCCTGTTCAGAACAGTTAAATATAAGTAAGGGCTGTGGGCGCATGAGTGGTAGGAGGCCCTGTAAATACATACCCCAACACTGTGGAAGTTGTACACATATCTAGGTGTTTATGTGCAGACACACAAATTCACTTCCACAGTTGGGCTACAAGACTGTTGTGTGGATTGTGCAGGCATTGAGTGCTGATGTCGCTGTAAGAACTTCCCTTGCACCAGGCTGTGGGGGGCTGGTGCTCTCACCCTGTCCACTAGATAGAAAGAAAGGTGGGGCACAATGACAACTCACCACAAATGGCACTAAGAACTCTCTTCTGTTCCCCAggataacaaaaccaaaacatggCCACCCAAAGCACCGTGGCAGCACCCTTCCCCACTGCCTAGCACGCTGCCCAGCCCTGCTGCACCTCTCTATGGAGTCTCCAGTCCCGGCAGCCAGTGGAACGATACCATGCAGATGCTGCAGTCCCCTGTGTGGGCTGCAACCAGTGACTGCAATACCACCTCCTTCACCTATGTGCAGAcaccaccccagcccccacctccaccagcaCACAAGGCAGCACCCAAGGGCTTCAAGGCCTTCCCTGGGAAGGCTGAGCGCAGGCCAGCCTATTTGCCCCAATACTGACCACAGGTAGCCTCTGCCCATCAAAGCTGTTGGGGCAACTATCCCCAGGGCTGAGTAGCCCCCCAAAGGACCAGTGCACTCCTGTCCCAGGGACAGAAATGTTCCTTGGGTCAGAGGTGATTGGCAGCTCCAAGTCTTTAAAGCCTGATTTCTCAAACTTTGAAGGTAGCAGACCCCTGGGAGACAGCTGAAGATGGAGATTTCTGACACTCAGGGGGATGCTGGCAATCTGCATGTTTAATAAGCACCTCAGGTAATCCTGGTGCAGGTGGCCGGAGGCCACACTTGGAAAACACAGTCCGAAGGTTGTCAGTCCTGCATGTGGGAAAGGCATGAGGCCTGCAGGCTGACAACAAAGCTGACCATTCTTTGGAACTCTCTTCTTGAACACACTGAGTGGGACCCACACCCATCACTGATTTTATAAGTACTTCTCATGTAGGTTTTCAGTTAAAAATATCTCCTGCCCAAAACACAGTGGCTATCTTAAGACCCCAGGTACACTGGCTGGAGGCTAGCTCAGCGCTGGCTTCATTTAAGCTTATACAAGACACTGGTGATCAGAAGCAGCCACCTGGCTTCCCCTGCGTTGGTAGCTCCTCTGCTCAGAAGCACCCAGGGGTGTAGGCTCATGTAATTTCCAAGAGCAGAATTGGGGAGCTGCTCTCAGAGGCATGCTCCTGGCCACACCATGGAGCCAGTTGGCCCGCGCTGAGAGCAGAGTAAAGCTGCATCTGCTGCCCTCAGCTCcttcaccatgaccaaggcagtacCACACTCCCTGAAGGAAGGAACTGTGGGGAGGGGTTGCACCACGACCCCCACACTCAGAACCACAGTGACATCTGCGAGCTGGCTCAAAAGACAGAGGAATTATGATGTAGACAGGAATTCAGAGTCTCTGTTTagtcagcaacaacaaaaaccacctcaCTTTTAGTTAACATGTGCCATTAAACAGATTTGGGGATACTTTCCAGCCAGAATGGATCCAGAAGAATTGAATGGTGCTTCAattgagaaataataataaatatatctatatagaGTAGACATTTCCCACTATATATTAATTGAGGTTGCAGAAAGTTCTTTAtataaaacttatttaaaattttcatatttcatcTTCGAAAATGTCTAATTGAGAAAAATCCATGATATTTTCTGGTATGAAAGTTTGacagtattaatttttttatattttcttaaatcattAAACCATTTTAATATATGTTAACTACTAATAAATGGTTTATTCTTTCTAACTCCATGTAAGCTTTTCCAACAAAGATTGTAATAACACATTTATGTTCTCATTTTTCTAcagataaatttatatttaaaaataccaaaaagaatccatgtatacacacaccacacacacgcacacacagttcACACACAAGATTATTATTGAGGACCTGTGGGGTGTCTGAGCCCAGCCACCTGAGTTTTTAGTACTGTGTCTCCAAGCTGCTGGAGGCTCTGGCTATTGTCATTTGTGCTGTGTGGGGTGCCATTTCTGCCTGTACTGACGATCCTTCACCTCACCATGTTTACAGAGAACTCTTTTGTACATAGTTTCCCAGGCACGTATTTTACACCAGCCCTGTGTGGCTGCCGTCTGTGTTAGCTGTCACAGTGTGCACACTAATCTGTTCAGAGTTCCTTGTGGCTGTTTCACTTGTAA
Protein-coding regions in this window:
- the Garre1 gene encoding granule associated Rac and RHOG effector protein 1 isoform X1, with protein sequence MYCCSAQDSKMDYKRRFLLGGSKQKVQQHQQYPMPELGRALNAPLASTAPSTPLGSLTAAGSCHHAVPHSTPIADIQQGISKYLDALNVFCRASTFLTDLFSTVFRNSHYSKAAMQLKDVQEHVMEAASRLTSAIKPEIAKMLMELSAGAANFTDQKEFSLQDIEVLGRCFLTVVQVHFQFLTHALQKVQPVAHSCFAEVVVPEKKNSSSLSGVGHTLELEEAVRSWRGAAEATSRLRERGCDGRLAGIEVQQLFCSQSAAIPEHQLKELNIKIDSALQAYKIALESLGHCEYAMKAGFHLNPKAIEASLQGCCSEAEAQQTGRRQTPPQPMQCELPIVPVQIGPHFLKGVSFNESAADNLKLKTHTMLQLIKEAGCYNGITPRDELPVTEVLNQVCPSTWRGACKTAVQLLFGQAGLVVVDTAQIENKEAYAPQISLEGSRIVVQVPSTWCLKEDPATMSLLQRSLDPEKTLGLVDVLYTAVLDLNRWRAGREQALPCIQIQLQRDICDFGNQADLPSGNGSKSSGLQKTFSKLTSRFTKKVSCTSSSSTHYSKTIFTAGCSEEKAKMTGNIDTRLQSILNIGNFPRTTDPSQSAQNSSNPMVNGFLLESHENFLHGEDSKDEKGMNLPTDQEMQEVIDFLSGFTMGQSHQGSPLVTRRNSTATAMVTEQKAGAIQPQQPSLPMVPPLRPPQAGAHTPLAPQQGLAPQQQSPKQQQPQVQYYQHLLQPIGSQQTPPQPRAPGKWVHGSSQQPVPPMAAGLSPLGQWPGISDLSSDLYSLGLVSSYMDNMMSEVLGQKPQGPRNNTWPNRDQSDGVFGMLGEILPFDPAVGSDPEFARYVAGVSQAMQQKRQAQHGRRPGNPRGNWPPMDDAHRTWPLPEFFTEGDCLHSGWSGAQGDSASSSDETSSANGDSLFSMFSGPDLVAAVKQRRKHSSGEQETSTLPSPPLLTTVEDVNQDNKTKTWPPKAPWQHPSPLPSTLPSPAAPLYGVSSPGSQWNDTMQMLQSPVWAATSDCNTTSFTYVQTPPQPPPPPAHKAAPKGFKAFPGKAERRPAYLPQY